In the genome of Candidatus Paceibacterota bacterium, one region contains:
- a CDS encoding MOSC domain-containing protein gives MRRSFSQPGTSKLNTDRHVTIVGEEAIVAVNQKLGLQLGPGDLGENILTRGMGDLSDIIGHSVIRIGNDIVLKVVKQNQPCSNLVPYHPLFVREIKGRRGLLCAVISGVSKEIKPNDMIGCFPPVCRECGYWMLQSGGCWKCHNCSYTLGCE, from the coding sequence ATGCGGAGAAGTTTTAGCCAGCCAGGCACGTCCAAACTCAATACCGACCGACACGTGACGATCGTCGGCGAAGAAGCGATCGTCGCCGTGAACCAAAAGCTTGGGCTACAGTTGGGCCCAGGCGATTTGGGGGAGAACATCCTCACTCGAGGCATGGGAGACTTGTCCGACATCATCGGCCACTCTGTGATTCGGATCGGTAATGACATCGTTTTGAAAGTGGTGAAACAGAACCAACCCTGCAGTAACCTGGTTCCTTACCACCCACTCTTCGTCAGAGAAATTAAAGGACGTCGCGGCCTACTCTGCGCCGTGATTTCTGGGGTTAGCAAAGAAATAAAGCCGAACGACATGATCGGCTGTTTCCCTCCTGTATGCAGGGAGTGTGGCTATTGGATGTTGCAATCCGGCGGTTGCTGGA